Proteins found in one Nocardia brasiliensis ATCC 700358 genomic segment:
- the aroB gene encoding 3-dehydroquinate synthase produces MNEPSRIEVRTADPYPVIIGRGLLGELVESVRGATKGVRTVAIFHQPPLAETAEAVRKSLADTGLDAHRIEIPDAEAGKELAVAGFCWEVLGRIGLTRNDVVVSLGGGAATDLAGFVAATWMRGVQIVHVPTTLLAMVDAAVGGKTGINTEAGKNLVGCFHEPAAVLVDLATLETVPRNEIVAGMAEIIKAGFIADPVILELVERDPEAALDPKGDVLPELIRRAIQVKADVVAADLKESSLREILNYGHTLAHAIERRERYRWRHGAAVSVGLVFAAELGRLAGRLDDATADRHRAVLESVGLPVSYDADALPQLLDSMQTDKKTRSGVLRFVVLDGLAKPGRLEGPDPTLLAAAYSAIAREGTPNTGGILL; encoded by the coding sequence GTGAATGAGCCGAGTCGTATCGAAGTTCGTACCGCCGACCCGTATCCGGTGATCATCGGCCGCGGGTTGCTCGGTGAACTCGTCGAGTCGGTCCGCGGCGCGACGAAGGGCGTACGGACGGTGGCGATCTTCCACCAGCCGCCGCTCGCCGAAACCGCCGAGGCGGTGCGTAAGTCGTTGGCCGACACCGGTCTCGACGCGCACCGCATCGAGATCCCGGACGCGGAGGCGGGTAAGGAACTGGCGGTCGCCGGATTCTGCTGGGAGGTGCTCGGCCGGATCGGCTTGACCCGCAACGATGTCGTGGTGAGTCTCGGTGGCGGCGCGGCCACCGACCTCGCCGGTTTCGTCGCCGCCACCTGGATGCGCGGCGTCCAGATCGTGCACGTGCCGACCACGCTGCTGGCGATGGTGGACGCGGCGGTCGGCGGCAAGACCGGAATCAACACCGAGGCGGGCAAGAACCTCGTGGGCTGCTTCCACGAGCCGGCCGCGGTGCTCGTCGATCTGGCGACGCTGGAGACGGTGCCGCGCAACGAGATCGTCGCGGGCATGGCCGAGATCATCAAGGCCGGTTTCATCGCCGACCCGGTGATCCTCGAACTGGTGGAACGCGATCCCGAGGCGGCGCTCGACCCGAAGGGCGACGTACTGCCCGAGCTGATCCGGCGCGCGATCCAGGTCAAGGCCGATGTGGTCGCCGCCGATCTGAAGGAGTCCAGCCTCCGCGAGATCCTCAACTACGGCCACACGCTCGCGCACGCGATCGAGCGTCGCGAGCGCTACCGGTGGCGCCACGGCGCCGCCGTGTCCGTCGGCCTGGTTTTCGCCGCCGAACTCGGCCGGCTCGCGGGCCGCCTCGACGACGCCACCGCAGACCGGCATCGCGCGGTCCTGGAAAGTGTCGGCCTGCCGGTCAGCTACGACGCCGACGCCCTCCCGCAACTGCTGGACTCGATGCAGACCGACAAGAAAACCCGCTCAGGTGTGCTGCGCTTCGTCGTCCTCGACGGACTCGCCAAACCCGGCAGGCTCGAAGGCCCCGACCCGACGCTGCTCGCCGCCGCCTACTCCGCGATCGCCCGCGAAGGCACCCCGAACACCGGCGGCATCCTGCTCTAG
- the ruvX gene encoding Holliday junction resolvase RuvX yields the protein MASPSDSAGEGRAAGTDADRPHPDTDPGRGRRIAIDVGSVRIGVASSDPDGILATPVETVPRAKPNARGGKHGGPGSDISRIAEIVREYEAVEVIVGLPRTLRGEKGSAATIATAFAEQLRAAVSPVPIRLSDERLTTVSAARALRDSGVRARGQRQVIDQAAAVSILQGWLDERSAVLRSGEAVRPEAVGRAAGSAPASSEDDA from the coding sequence ATGGCATCGCCGAGCGATTCCGCAGGAGAAGGCCGGGCGGCGGGCACCGACGCCGACCGGCCCCATCCGGACACCGATCCCGGGCGCGGCCGGCGAATCGCCATCGATGTCGGCAGCGTCCGCATCGGTGTCGCCTCCAGCGACCCGGACGGCATCCTCGCCACGCCGGTGGAGACCGTGCCGCGCGCCAAGCCGAACGCGCGCGGTGGCAAACACGGCGGGCCCGGAAGCGATATTTCCAGAATTGCTGAAATTGTGCGGGAGTACGAGGCCGTCGAGGTGATCGTCGGGCTCCCGCGAACATTGCGCGGGGAGAAAGGCAGTGCCGCTACCATTGCCACCGCATTCGCGGAGCAATTGCGGGCCGCCGTGTCGCCGGTGCCTATACGGCTTTCCGACGAACGTTTGACTACGGTGTCAGCTGCACGTGCATTGCGGGACAGTGGAGTTCGCGCGCGTGGCCAGCGGCAGGTGATCGATCAGGCGGCGGCCGTCTCGATCCTGCAAGGATGGTTGGACGAACGGAGTGCGGTGTTGAGGTCGGGTGAAGCGGTGCGTCCTGAGGCTGTCGGGCGCGCCGCAGGGTCCGCTCCTGCGTCGTCGGAGGACGATGCATGA
- the aroC gene encoding chorismate synthase, translating to MEHVLRWITAGESHGPALVALLEGMVAGVEVTSDEISAQLARRRLGYGRGARMKFEADKVTIIGGVRHGRTMGGPVAIEVANSEWPKWTTVMSADPVDLAELADLARNAPLTRPRPGHADYSGMLKYGFDDARNVLERASARETAARVAAGTVARNFLRQAFGVEVVSHVVSIGTAQNSTGVVPTAADLAAIDESPVRAFDKDAEAAMIAEIEAAKKDGDTLGGVVEVVVDGLPVGLGSFISGADRLDSRLAAALMGIQAIKGVEVGDGFETARRRGSQAHDEMRPGPDGVLRSTNRAGGLEGGMTNGEALRVRAAMKPISTVPKALATVDMTTGEEAVAIHQRSDVCAVPAAGVVAESMVALVVAQAALEKFGGDSISETLENITSYVKRIGSRPHLTPADTSPQ from the coding sequence ATGGAGCACGTGTTGCGCTGGATAACTGCCGGAGAATCCCATGGTCCCGCTCTCGTCGCCCTCCTCGAAGGAATGGTGGCCGGAGTCGAGGTGACGTCCGACGAGATTTCCGCGCAGTTGGCGCGCCGCCGGCTGGGCTATGGGCGTGGCGCCCGGATGAAGTTCGAGGCCGACAAGGTGACGATCATCGGCGGCGTCCGGCACGGGCGCACCATGGGCGGCCCGGTCGCCATCGAGGTGGCCAACTCGGAATGGCCGAAGTGGACGACGGTCATGTCCGCCGACCCGGTCGACCTGGCCGAACTTGCCGACCTGGCCCGCAACGCCCCGCTCACCCGTCCCCGCCCCGGGCACGCCGACTACTCCGGCATGCTCAAGTACGGCTTCGACGACGCTCGCAACGTGCTCGAACGCGCGAGCGCCCGGGAGACCGCGGCCCGGGTGGCCGCGGGCACCGTGGCACGCAACTTCCTACGCCAGGCGTTCGGCGTCGAGGTCGTCTCGCACGTCGTCTCGATCGGCACCGCGCAGAACAGCACCGGCGTGGTCCCGACCGCGGCCGACCTCGCGGCCATCGATGAGAGCCCGGTGCGCGCGTTCGACAAGGACGCCGAAGCCGCGATGATCGCCGAGATCGAAGCCGCGAAGAAGGACGGCGACACCCTCGGTGGCGTCGTCGAGGTGGTCGTCGACGGCCTGCCGGTGGGTCTCGGCTCGTTCATCAGCGGCGCGGACCGCCTCGACTCGCGACTCGCCGCGGCGCTCATGGGCATTCAAGCCATCAAGGGCGTCGAGGTCGGCGATGGTTTCGAGACCGCGCGCAGGCGGGGCAGCCAAGCGCACGACGAGATGCGGCCCGGCCCGGATGGCGTACTGCGGTCCACCAACCGCGCCGGCGGCCTCGAGGGCGGCATGACCAACGGTGAAGCGCTGCGCGTGCGTGCCGCGATGAAGCCGATCTCGACCGTGCCGAAGGCGCTGGCCACCGTCGACATGACCACCGGTGAAGAAGCCGTCGCGATCCATCAGCGGTCCGACGTGTGCGCGGTGCCCGCCGCGGGTGTGGTCGCCGAATCCATGGTCGCGCTCGTGGTCGCGCAGGCCGCGCTGGAGAAGTTCGGCGGCGACTCGATCAGCGAGACCCTGGAGAACATCACCAGCTACGTCAAGCGGATCGGCTCCCGCCCGCATCTCACCCCCGCCGACACCAGCCCACAATGA
- a CDS encoding RNA polymerase sigma factor, whose product MSVRVADVWRRESPYVLAALLRRHGDLGDCEDAAQEAAEAAAVQWERDGVPDHPRGWLIRVASRRLIDRVRADQARAGRETAVAVAQPGDAHVVPSADQGRIGDEDDTMRLLLLCCHPSLSRPSQVALTLHAVCGLGTGQLAAAYLVPERTMAQRLSRARSTLRGAGAVFELPGTAELPARIASVLDVCHLLFTEGHTRSAGGALVDSSLTDEAIRLTRQLHAAIPEHDEVAGALALMLLTHARVAARTDHGNLVPLAEQDRSRWDRALIAEGVGILERVLPRGHVGRFQLQAAIAAVHAEAPTWASTDWRQISILYAMLDQVAPSSIVTLNRAVAVGMAFGPDRGLALIAPLLDDPAMRRHHRTHAVRAHLLEMSGDELAALESYRQAARLTVSVPEQRYLNDRMRRLGAEGGTDRPEN is encoded by the coding sequence ATGAGCGTGCGGGTGGCGGACGTGTGGCGGCGCGAGTCGCCGTACGTCCTCGCCGCTCTGCTGCGCAGGCACGGTGATCTCGGCGACTGCGAAGACGCCGCCCAGGAGGCGGCCGAGGCGGCCGCGGTGCAGTGGGAACGCGACGGTGTGCCGGACCATCCGCGCGGCTGGCTGATCCGGGTCGCGTCCCGGCGGTTGATCGATCGGGTGCGGGCGGACCAGGCGCGGGCGGGGCGGGAAACGGCGGTGGCCGTCGCGCAGCCGGGCGACGCGCACGTCGTGCCGTCGGCCGATCAGGGGCGGATCGGCGACGAGGACGACACGATGCGGTTGTTGCTGCTCTGCTGCCATCCGAGCCTGAGCAGACCCTCGCAGGTCGCGTTGACCTTGCACGCCGTGTGCGGCCTCGGCACCGGTCAGCTCGCGGCCGCCTACCTGGTGCCGGAACGCACCATGGCGCAACGGCTCTCGCGAGCACGGTCCACCCTGCGGGGAGCCGGCGCGGTGTTCGAACTGCCCGGCACGGCGGAGCTGCCCGCGCGCATCGCATCCGTGCTGGACGTGTGCCACCTGCTGTTCACCGAGGGGCATACGCGTTCGGCCGGTGGCGCACTGGTGGATTCGAGCCTGACCGACGAGGCGATTCGCCTCACCCGGCAACTGCACGCCGCCATTCCGGAACACGACGAGGTCGCGGGGGCGCTCGCGTTGATGCTGCTCACGCATGCGCGGGTAGCGGCCCGGACCGACCACGGCAATCTGGTGCCGCTCGCCGAGCAGGACCGTTCCCGCTGGGACCGGGCCTTGATCGCGGAAGGGGTCGGCATTTTGGAGCGGGTGCTGCCGCGCGGTCACGTCGGGCGGTTCCAGTTGCAGGCCGCGATCGCCGCGGTGCACGCGGAGGCGCCGACCTGGGCGAGCACCGACTGGCGGCAGATCAGCATCCTTTACGCCATGCTCGACCAGGTCGCGCCGAGTTCGATCGTCACGCTGAACCGCGCGGTGGCCGTCGGCATGGCTTTCGGCCCGGACCGGGGCCTGGCGCTGATCGCGCCGTTGCTCGACGATCCGGCCATGCGCCGTCACCATCGGACCCACGCCGTGCGCGCGCACCTGCTCGAAATGAGCGGCGACGAGCTCGCGGCTCTCGAGAGCTATCGGCAGGCGGCACGACTGACCGTCAGCGTGCCCGAACAGCGCTACCTCAACGACCGGATGCGCCGCCTCGGTGCGGAAGGCGGGACCGACCGGCCAGAAAACTGA
- a CDS encoding NAD-dependent epimerase/dehydratase family protein codes for MQTVLGAGGPIADELVNELHRNHTKDIRLVSRKPSQVNDTDELVAADLTDAEATRRAVAGSQIAYLTVGLPLDSELWERQFPVIMRNVIDACAEHGTKLVFFDNTYMYPGTSAPQNESTAFAPSGRKGRVRGELATTLLEAMRAGRVQGLIGRAPEFYGPGSTKSYTNSLLFDRIRAGKRPFVPVDAHTERSLIWTPDASRALALLGNTPDAYGQTWHLPVDPNRQSYAQLIEIAGEVTGRTLGYTVLPMLAFRFGRHFVKPLDEMYELLGRYRDDNIFDSSKFAARFPEFQVTTYREGVKRILTG; via the coding sequence ATGCAGACCGTCCTCGGCGCCGGCGGGCCGATTGCCGACGAGCTCGTGAACGAGCTCCACCGCAACCACACCAAGGACATTCGTCTCGTCAGCCGCAAGCCTTCGCAGGTCAACGACACCGATGAACTCGTGGCCGCAGACCTCACCGATGCCGAGGCCACCCGCCGTGCGGTCGCGGGCAGCCAGATCGCCTACCTCACCGTCGGCCTGCCCCTGGACTCGGAGCTGTGGGAGCGTCAGTTCCCCGTCATCATGCGCAACGTCATCGATGCCTGCGCCGAACACGGAACGAAGCTCGTCTTCTTCGACAACACCTACATGTATCCCGGAACGTCGGCGCCGCAAAACGAATCGACGGCATTCGCACCGAGCGGCCGCAAGGGACGTGTCCGCGGCGAGCTCGCCACCACGCTGCTCGAGGCCATGCGAGCGGGGCGGGTTCAGGGCCTCATCGGCCGCGCCCCCGAGTTCTACGGACCCGGCTCGACCAAGAGCTACACGAATTCGTTGCTGTTCGACCGGATCAGGGCGGGCAAGCGGCCGTTCGTCCCGGTCGACGCGCACACCGAGCGTTCCCTGATCTGGACCCCCGACGCGAGCCGGGCACTGGCCCTGCTCGGCAACACCCCGGATGCCTACGGCCAGACATGGCACCTACCGGTCGACCCGAACCGGCAGTCCTACGCCCAGCTCATCGAGATCGCCGGCGAGGTCACCGGTCGCACGCTCGGCTACACGGTGCTGCCGATGCTCGCTTTCCGTTTCGGGCGCCACTTCGTCAAGCCACTCGACGAGATGTACGAGCTGCTCGGCCGCTACCGCGACGACAACATCTTCGACAGTTCGAAGTTCGCTGCCCGCTTCCCCGAATTCCAGGTCACCACGTATCGGGAGGGAGTGAAGCGAATCCTCACCGGCTGA
- a CDS encoding YciI family protein, with translation MKYVVMIHSNPQPWGHPTSDYLPEYQSMTQQERDRWGSDFEKLLGEMQEKGELIGGEALGAPESSRLYRWGDGAPLATDGPYSEAKEHLAGFFLIDVESQARAEEIAAQFAGPGETIELRPMMWPGSDTE, from the coding sequence ATGAAGTACGTGGTGATGATTCACTCCAACCCGCAGCCGTGGGGGCATCCGACGAGTGACTACCTGCCCGAGTATCAGTCGATGACGCAACAGGAGCGGGACCGGTGGGGTTCGGACTTCGAGAAGTTGCTCGGCGAGATGCAGGAGAAGGGGGAACTGATCGGCGGGGAGGCGCTGGGTGCGCCCGAGTCGTCGCGGTTGTACCGGTGGGGTGACGGGGCGCCGCTGGCCACCGACGGACCGTACTCGGAAGCCAAAGAGCACCTCGCCGGGTTCTTCCTGATCGACGTGGAGAGTCAGGCGCGCGCGGAGGAGATCGCCGCGCAGTTCGCCGGTCCGGGTGAAACGATCGAATTGCGACCCATGATGTGGCCGGGCAGCGACACCGAATGA
- a CDS encoding DUF1206 domain-containing protein, translated as MRNSNQVHHAVAGSAPFRLAVRVGLVAYGVVHLLVAWVCVQVALGDLDGGGVGKADKTGALQHFAEYRGGGFVLWLIAGGIGFAVLWQLLETFAGARDSPKETLLRVMNFGEAVLFGYLAYSAAKLANGSPASSMDEAQLGLIGSLLSREWGKPVVIVIGLAIVVAGLFVARHGWAKRFHAEQDFGKVSRSMERIVIRLGQVGYAALGGVYAGAGVLVVVAAVQSQPQKATGLDVALKTLAAQPYGTVLLLIVAVGLATFAIFTFFDARFHEIQ; from the coding sequence ATGAGGAACTCGAATCAGGTCCATCACGCGGTGGCCGGGAGTGCGCCGTTCCGGTTGGCGGTGCGGGTGGGATTGGTGGCGTATGGCGTAGTCCATCTCCTTGTGGCCTGGGTCTGCGTTCAGGTCGCGCTCGGTGACCTCGACGGCGGCGGCGTCGGGAAAGCGGACAAGACCGGCGCGTTGCAGCACTTCGCGGAGTACCGAGGCGGCGGGTTCGTGCTCTGGCTCATCGCCGGCGGGATCGGCTTCGCCGTGCTGTGGCAGTTGCTGGAGACCTTCGCAGGCGCACGGGACAGCCCGAAGGAGACGCTGCTTCGCGTGATGAACTTCGGCGAGGCAGTCCTTTTCGGTTACCTCGCCTACAGCGCGGCCAAGCTGGCGAACGGGTCGCCGGCCTCGTCGATGGACGAGGCGCAACTCGGTCTCATCGGCAGCCTGCTCAGCCGCGAGTGGGGCAAGCCGGTCGTGATCGTCATCGGGCTCGCCATCGTTGTCGCGGGCCTGTTCGTCGCCCGCCACGGTTGGGCGAAGCGGTTCCATGCGGAGCAGGACTTCGGCAAGGTGAGCCGGTCGATGGAACGGATCGTGATCCGGCTCGGGCAAGTCGGCTACGCGGCGCTCGGTGGGGTGTACGCCGGCGCCGGCGTACTCGTCGTCGTGGCCGCCGTGCAGAGCCAGCCGCAGAAGGCGACCGGGCTGGACGTGGCGCTCAAGACCCTGGCGGCCCAGCCGTACGGCACCGTGCTGCTGCTCATCGTCGCGGTCGGCCTGGCCACGTTCGCGATCTTCACCTTTTTCGACGCCCGGTTCCACGAGATCCAGTAG
- a CDS encoding shikimate dehydrogenase, with the protein MAAERKAAVLGKPIAHSRSPQLHLAAYRALGLDWSYERIECTAEQLPGLVDGLGPEWVGLSVTMPGKEAALARADERTERAVLVGSANTLVRRDGGWLADCTDVDGVLGALRGGGVVDLDEAVVLGAGGTARPALLALSELGAKTVTVIARDAGRASSALDLAERLGMNAAVTAFDPAALAGLCERAGVVVSTIPAEAAAQVAEAVATAPVVLDAIYNPWPTPLAEAVTRAGHTVVSGLQMLLNQAYGQVEQFTGRPAPRAEMAAALA; encoded by the coding sequence GTGGCCGCTGAACGCAAAGCGGCGGTGCTCGGCAAGCCCATCGCGCATTCCCGCTCGCCGCAACTGCACCTGGCCGCGTACCGCGCGCTCGGACTCGACTGGAGTTACGAGCGCATCGAGTGCACGGCCGAGCAGCTGCCCGGACTGGTCGACGGGCTCGGCCCCGAATGGGTCGGGCTGTCGGTGACCATGCCGGGCAAGGAGGCCGCGCTCGCGCGGGCCGACGAGCGCACCGAGCGGGCGGTGCTGGTCGGATCGGCCAACACGCTCGTCCGGCGGGACGGCGGTTGGCTGGCCGACTGCACCGATGTGGACGGCGTGCTCGGCGCGTTGCGCGGGGGCGGGGTGGTCGACCTGGACGAGGCGGTGGTGCTCGGGGCCGGTGGCACCGCGCGGCCCGCGCTGCTCGCGTTGTCCGAACTCGGCGCGAAGACCGTCACGGTGATCGCTCGCGACGCCGGACGGGCAAGCAGCGCACTGGATCTCGCGGAACGGCTCGGCATGAACGCGGCGGTGACCGCGTTCGATCCCGCGGCCCTCGCCGGCCTGTGCGAGCGCGCGGGCGTCGTGGTGAGCACGATTCCGGCCGAAGCCGCCGCCCAGGTGGCCGAAGCGGTCGCGACCGCGCCCGTGGTGCTCGACGCGATCTACAACCCGTGGCCGACGCCCCTCGCCGAGGCGGTGACCCGGGCCGGGCACACGGTGGTCAGCGGATTGCAGATGCTGCTGAACCAGGCCTATGGGCAGGTCGAGCAGTTCACCGGCCGTCCGGCGCCGCGCGCGGAGATGGCCGCGGCATTGGCCTAG
- a CDS encoding B-4DMT family transporter yields MNAWVLRAIVLGALVVFLRAVLGFAMVYWPTHGVWMRALCLIVLLAVIVYWGFLDGRKDRTANPNPETGTDLTLLWLKAAVAAGLGSGLGAWILDWLPKFDLGDNGLLFELTAGAAFIVLLVFIPALIGVGIGRALTDRRSAKASAEPTPVSTGV; encoded by the coding sequence ATGAATGCTTGGGTGTTGCGGGCGATCGTGCTCGGCGCGCTGGTCGTCTTCCTGCGCGCGGTGCTCGGGTTCGCGATGGTGTACTGGCCGACCCACGGGGTCTGGATGCGGGCGCTCTGCCTGATCGTTCTGCTGGCGGTCATCGTGTACTGGGGTTTCCTGGACGGACGCAAAGACCGCACGGCCAACCCCAACCCCGAGACCGGCACCGACCTGACCCTGCTGTGGTTGAAGGCCGCGGTCGCGGCCGGCCTCGGCAGCGGCCTGGGCGCCTGGATCCTCGACTGGCTGCCGAAGTTCGACCTCGGCGACAACGGTCTGCTCTTCGAACTCACCGCGGGCGCGGCATTCATCGTCCTCCTGGTCTTCATCCCCGCCCTGATCGGCGTCGGGATCGGGCGCGCACTGACCGATCGGCGATCGGCGAAAGCGTCCGCCGAGCCGACGCCGGTGAGTACCGGCGTCTGA
- a CDS encoding endolytic transglycosylase MltG has product MTDRWARAEERYRQREADRRYRRDDRAWGGQNSRDTHARTNRVVGREQDDWDDYEDDTTVIPRYTDDMDPPEPAPRPRARPRADAERRAGQRTRAGRREAARHEDDDEAEESPRRSRGAQRGKRSRAASRKAQERKRRRRTMWLVAGVFVVLFAGAAVFAGMKLIEKLGPPEDFAGPVGPIAVVQVHDGDTSQQIAASMKEKGIVASTGAFIEAAVRNSNMQSVQPGYYAIPTRSPAVQAVAALVGKQARVGNLVIPEGRLLHDQFEVGTNRRTDGIYRMMAEASCIGIGPNQKCATYEQLEAAGSGVDLAALGVPSWAAQGVKDCPDRTRQLEGLIAAGTLDFDPSGTPEQMIRQVVTASAKSYESTGLLQSGGETKLTPYQTLIAASLVEREAKPQDMGKVARVIVNRLRVPQMLQFDSTVNYALDRTEVQTTDADRAAETPWNTYAKTGLPATPISAPSLNALRAMENPEVGPWLYFVTVDKQGTTLFTDDYKQHQRYIQQAQASGILDSGR; this is encoded by the coding sequence ATGACGGATCGATGGGCGCGGGCCGAGGAACGGTACCGACAGCGCGAAGCTGATCGGCGTTACCGGCGGGACGACCGAGCCTGGGGTGGGCAGAACAGCAGAGACACGCACGCCAGAACGAACCGGGTGGTCGGTCGAGAGCAGGACGACTGGGACGACTACGAGGACGACACCACCGTCATCCCGCGCTACACCGACGACATGGACCCGCCCGAGCCCGCCCCGCGCCCCCGCGCGCGGCCTCGTGCCGACGCGGAGCGCCGGGCCGGCCAGCGTACGCGCGCCGGTCGCCGGGAAGCGGCCCGGCACGAGGACGACGACGAGGCGGAAGAGAGCCCCCGCCGCTCGCGCGGCGCGCAGCGCGGCAAGCGCTCCCGCGCGGCCTCGCGTAAAGCGCAGGAGCGCAAGCGGCGCAGGCGGACGATGTGGCTGGTGGCCGGCGTCTTCGTGGTGCTGTTCGCGGGCGCCGCGGTGTTCGCGGGCATGAAACTGATCGAAAAGCTCGGCCCGCCCGAGGATTTCGCCGGGCCGGTGGGTCCGATCGCCGTGGTGCAGGTGCACGACGGCGACACCTCACAGCAGATCGCGGCGAGCATGAAAGAGAAAGGCATCGTCGCGAGCACCGGCGCGTTCATCGAAGCGGCCGTGCGCAATTCGAACATGCAGTCGGTGCAGCCGGGCTACTACGCGATCCCGACGCGCAGCCCGGCCGTGCAGGCGGTCGCGGCGCTGGTCGGTAAGCAGGCCCGGGTCGGGAACCTGGTCATCCCCGAGGGACGGCTGCTACACGACCAGTTCGAGGTCGGCACCAACCGGCGCACCGACGGCATCTACCGGATGATGGCCGAGGCCAGCTGCATCGGCATCGGTCCGAACCAGAAGTGCGCGACCTACGAACAACTCGAGGCCGCGGGCTCGGGCGTCGACCTGGCCGCGCTCGGTGTGCCGTCCTGGGCCGCGCAGGGCGTCAAGGACTGCCCGGATCGCACCAGGCAGCTGGAGGGTTTGATCGCCGCGGGCACACTGGATTTCGATCCGAGTGGCACACCGGAGCAGATGATCCGCCAGGTCGTCACCGCGAGCGCCAAGAGCTACGAATCCACCGGCCTGCTGCAGTCCGGCGGGGAGACCAAGCTGACGCCGTACCAGACGCTGATCGCCGCGTCGCTCGTCGAACGCGAGGCCAAGCCGCAGGACATGGGCAAGGTCGCGCGGGTGATCGTGAACCGGCTCCGGGTGCCGCAGATGCTGCAGTTCGACTCGACGGTGAACTACGCGCTGGACCGCACCGAGGTGCAGACCACCGACGCCGACCGGGCCGCGGAAACCCCGTGGAACACCTACGCTAAGACCGGTCTGCCCGCGACGCCGATCTCGGCGCCCTCGCTGAACGCGTTGCGCGCCATGGAGAATCCGGAAGTGGGTCCGTGGCTGTACTTCGTGACCGTCGACAAGCAGGGCACCACCCTGTTCACCGACGACTACAAGCAGCACCAGCGCTACATCCAGCAGGCCCAGGCGAGCGGAATCCTCGACAGTGGCCGCTGA
- a CDS encoding TetR/AcrR family transcriptional regulator produces the protein MSTFEKGGYHHGDLRAALLSAAMEMLEAGEPFSLRAITRRAGVSQTAPYRHFKDRDALESALAVEGFRALLADLSEGRNPPASLADLAEFAVTYVAFALRRPALFRVMFGKPCDDADDERVRAADALHELLAAALDQVSPQADASALASAGWGLAHGLACLYLDGKLHATSTEEVAERVRGAFLAIASVGP, from the coding sequence ATGTCAACATTCGAGAAGGGTGGCTACCATCACGGCGACCTGCGGGCGGCGCTGCTGTCGGCCGCGATGGAGATGCTCGAGGCCGGTGAACCCTTCTCACTCCGCGCGATTACACGCAGGGCCGGCGTGTCGCAGACGGCGCCCTATCGCCACTTCAAGGACCGTGACGCGTTGGAGTCCGCGCTGGCAGTCGAAGGCTTCCGGGCCTTACTGGCGGACCTGAGCGAGGGGCGCAATCCGCCCGCCTCGCTCGCGGACCTGGCCGAGTTCGCAGTCACCTACGTCGCCTTCGCGCTGCGGCGCCCGGCTCTGTTCCGTGTCATGTTCGGCAAACCATGTGACGATGCGGACGATGAACGAGTCAGGGCCGCCGACGCCCTGCACGAGCTGCTGGCCGCCGCGCTCGACCAGGTCTCCCCCCAGGCGGATGCCTCGGCCCTGGCATCGGCGGGCTGGGGACTCGCGCACGGGCTGGCCTGCCTGTACCTCGACGGCAAACTGCATGCGACGTCGACCGAGGAGGTCGCCGAGCGGGTGCGCGGCGCCTTCCTCGCGATCGCATCGGTCGGCCCCTGA